The Caproicibacterium lactatifermentans genome contains a region encoding:
- a CDS encoding extracellular solute-binding protein, which yields MKRKHIVKRSVAFALAASLAVGLSACGGSTPSASSKPATASKVTNPMAKYDQPIVVNTGRQTATNARLPKGDTYENNEYTRILKEKLNIVIKDAFEANGADYDRQVSLAVASSSLPDMMLVNHNDLKEMVDNDQIMDLSDVYNQYASDKIKEIYNSFKDVYDGGAFKKCTFDGKIMAMPDVGGDAGSNAAWIRQDWADKLGIKLDPDGDGCLTPDELKNVAKQFIAKDPGKTGKPVGIPVQQFPTDGSNDGGSFTLTGIANSFNAFPKHWQKDKDGKIVYGSLTNETKEFLTTMASWFKEGILDPQTGTRTWNDCQGLLVNNQSGIAFGPWHMPDWCFNLVKEKDPNAEFRCYAIADKNGKVNFMHVSPSDKYLVVRKGYQHPEAVMKILNLFYDTLNGKDAAKAMPNISKAMQMDNSTKPVNMEILDAKLNLRSYEQISAAVKDPSKVNDIDMAEDRMIVTEINEYNKNKKSAPVEDWSHYTSRMFGLGLYYKLTEKNLFNWQVPGFTGTTDSMESMWTNLDKLESENVIKIITGAAQPNSFDKFVSDWKAQGGSQITSEVESQASGK from the coding sequence ATGAAAAGAAAACATATTGTCAAACGCTCTGTAGCTTTTGCTTTGGCAGCATCACTTGCGGTTGGGTTATCCGCCTGCGGCGGTTCCACTCCAAGCGCCTCATCTAAGCCAGCTACCGCATCTAAGGTAACAAACCCAATGGCTAAGTATGATCAACCAATCGTAGTCAACACGGGACGGCAAACGGCTACCAATGCACGGTTGCCAAAGGGCGATACTTATGAAAATAACGAATACACACGGATTTTAAAAGAAAAGTTGAATATTGTAATTAAAGATGCATTTGAGGCAAACGGTGCGGATTATGACCGTCAGGTTTCACTGGCGGTAGCAAGCAGTTCCTTGCCGGACATGATGCTGGTTAATCACAATGACCTAAAAGAAATGGTAGACAATGACCAGATTATGGACTTGTCAGATGTCTATAACCAATATGCCTCTGATAAAATAAAAGAAATTTATAATTCGTTCAAAGATGTTTACGATGGCGGTGCCTTTAAAAAATGCACTTTTGACGGAAAAATCATGGCAATGCCGGACGTAGGCGGCGATGCGGGTTCCAATGCGGCTTGGATTCGTCAAGATTGGGCCGACAAACTTGGTATTAAGTTGGATCCAGACGGGGATGGGTGCCTCACACCGGATGAACTGAAAAATGTAGCAAAGCAGTTCATTGCGAAGGATCCCGGTAAAACTGGGAAACCAGTTGGCATTCCCGTACAGCAATTCCCGACTGATGGCTCCAATGACGGCGGTTCCTTCACTCTAACCGGCATAGCCAATTCCTTTAATGCTTTCCCGAAACATTGGCAGAAAGATAAGGATGGGAAAATTGTGTATGGCTCCCTTACCAATGAGACAAAGGAGTTCCTTACTACCATGGCAAGTTGGTTTAAGGAAGGAATCCTTGATCCACAAACCGGCACGCGCACATGGAATGACTGCCAGGGCCTTTTGGTAAACAATCAGTCTGGTATCGCTTTTGGACCATGGCATATGCCCGACTGGTGCTTCAACCTGGTAAAAGAGAAAGACCCGAACGCAGAATTCAGATGCTATGCAATCGCCGACAAAAACGGTAAAGTTAATTTTATGCACGTTTCACCGTCGGACAAGTATTTAGTGGTACGCAAAGGGTATCAGCATCCTGAGGCTGTTATGAAAATCTTGAACTTGTTCTATGATACTCTGAATGGAAAAGATGCAGCCAAAGCCATGCCGAATATATCCAAAGCCATGCAGATGGACAATTCCACAAAACCAGTCAATATGGAAATATTGGACGCAAAATTGAATCTTCGCAGTTACGAACAGATTTCGGCAGCTGTAAAAGATCCCTCCAAAGTCAACGATATTGATATGGCGGAAGACCGTATGATTGTCACCGAGATTAACGAGTATAACAAAAACAAGAAGTCCGCGCCGGTGGAAGACTGGTCACATTATACCTCTCGAATGTTCGGTTTAGGACTGTACTATAAACTTACTGAGAAAAACCTGTTTAACTGGCAGGTGCCGGGCTTTACAGGAACAACCGATTCCATGGAATCCATGTGGACAAATCTGGATAAACTGGAGAGCGAAAATGTTATAAAGATTATAACAGGAGCAGCTCAGCCAAACTCCTTTGATAAGTTTGTTAGCGACTGGAAGGCACAGGGCGGCAGTCAAATAACGAGCGAAGTAGAATCCCAAGCTTCTGGG
- a CDS encoding response regulator: MYRILIADDEKDEREAVKFLLKKYKFELDIVESENGHDALQKAKKQGTDILLTDVRMPFLLGTELASQTRELYPNVQIIFFSGYNDFPYVKKALTLGAVDYILKPINPEELRKVLEKAIQKLNARKQIIMQKQFAAAYLQNHVLSRLLYGAKAEMLCSEYRDIDLAFLEKFKQLLLLQFDNPIFGSIPQDHFEKSIAGVLRGWPHHFLNLNTYQSVLFLQDTETDSSVAAMAQILQKQISADAGEPCYISISSPLTGADSIAAAYAQAEKALDDRFFFRNCYVYPIPDKISTSLESYEDDDALLRSAADAIRFKDSYSLQKSVNMLLTKYQHKRNQSHINVSYILSQLATILYSALPADKEDLQVVIERLYFCQYFEESKALILDVTKRVVATLAADTESTGHTIRMLKQFIQNHYGEELSLSRLAKQFYLSPHYLSDLFISETGCGINKYIKTMRMEKAKEQLLNTNEKIQDICKSVGYTNFSYFCRSFRETFGQTPESYRQSAH; this comes from the coding sequence ATGTACCGGATTCTGATTGCGGATGACGAAAAGGATGAGCGGGAAGCAGTAAAATTTCTTTTGAAGAAATATAAATTCGAACTGGACATTGTGGAGTCCGAAAATGGCCATGACGCCCTACAAAAAGCAAAAAAACAAGGAACTGACATCTTGCTTACGGACGTACGAATGCCTTTTTTGTTGGGAACAGAACTTGCATCTCAAACGCGGGAATTGTATCCGAATGTACAAATTATATTTTTCAGTGGCTATAATGACTTTCCCTATGTTAAAAAAGCACTTACTTTGGGGGCTGTCGATTACATACTGAAACCCATTAACCCTGAGGAACTGAGAAAAGTGTTGGAAAAAGCAATTCAAAAACTGAATGCACGAAAGCAAATCATTATGCAGAAGCAATTTGCCGCTGCTTATCTGCAGAATCATGTTTTGTCCCGGCTGCTGTACGGGGCCAAGGCAGAAATGCTTTGCAGTGAATATAGAGATATTGACCTCGCTTTTTTAGAAAAATTCAAACAGCTGCTTCTGCTTCAATTTGATAATCCTATTTTTGGAAGTATCCCTCAGGACCATTTCGAAAAATCCATTGCAGGCGTGCTGAGAGGATGGCCGCATCACTTCCTCAATCTGAACACTTATCAAAGTGTTTTATTCCTGCAAGATACAGAAACAGATTCATCAGTTGCTGCAATGGCACAAATTCTTCAAAAACAAATTTCTGCGGATGCGGGTGAGCCTTGTTACATTTCCATCAGCAGCCCACTAACAGGAGCAGATTCCATTGCAGCGGCATATGCACAGGCAGAAAAAGCACTGGATGACCGATTCTTTTTTAGAAACTGCTATGTATATCCGATTCCTGATAAAATTTCAACCAGCTTGGAATCTTATGAGGATGATGATGCCTTGCTTCGTTCCGCCGCGGATGCCATTCGGTTCAAGGACAGCTACAGTTTGCAGAAAAGCGTTAATATGCTTTTGACAAAGTATCAGCACAAACGCAACCAGTCGCACATCAATGTGAGCTATATCCTGTCTCAGCTGGCTACTATTTTATACAGTGCACTGCCTGCTGACAAAGAAGACCTGCAGGTAGTGATTGAGCGCCTGTATTTCTGTCAGTACTTTGAGGAAAGCAAAGCTCTTATATTGGACGTCACGAAAAGAGTTGTTGCAACTCTTGCCGCTGATACCGAATCCACAGGGCATACGATTCGTATGCTTAAGCAATTTATTCAAAATCATTATGGCGAGGAATTAAGCCTTTCCCGGCTTGCAAAACAGTTTTACCTATCCCCGCATTATTTAAGTGATTTGTTTATTAGTGAAACCGGCTGTGGAATTAATAAGTACATAAAAACCATGCGCATGGAAAAAGCGAAAGAACAATTATTAAATACAAATGAAAAAATCCAGGATATCTGCAAAAGCGTCGGCTACACAAACTTTTCGTACTTCTGCAGAAGTTTTCGGGAAACTTTCGGGCAAACGCCGGAATCCTACCGGCAGTCAGCACACTAG
- a CDS encoding cache domain-containing sensor histidine kinase: MRQLKQVLLKWYRNINFRQKIYMVCILAGLIPVLVLGVFCYLQIDNLLVNREKQAEQDTLKQAAIVFQNKLDTYRNTVSNVAWNNSIRQAVTRNYTNNYEMYLAYRDEVDPPLAAISMLNGDISSETLYISRNLYPHGNTVKTLEDAKKEPWYQTAVHARKPSFYISREKEDMAVCCPIFSSSLKSENYIAFDLNYKGIFSQFNTLFDNNFGVLLLDKHGTILYSYQNFRNQIPEKQIQAFAKDKKLPKNYSMGNVLTEEGWTLFLYRPMSTIWKNIAPILLMVVLVVLGCAFLLNLLTRNLSYVIVRPLETLTRNMKLIGSKGLFVDLPPDEPCNDEIGVLAKQFRIMVRKLQRLVDEIYKTNIEKQKYEIKALQAQINPHFFYNSLSLINSKALVSGQEDISEMAQLLSTYYRTTLNRGNSEISVEDEWKNTVSYIKIQIMMHSRSFQFVETLDPSVLNYKMPNLILQPLAENAIIHGIDQRTMPGPGLLEISCKVINDQIEFIVKDNGCGIAPDKLKNILTAKSNGYGIKNIQRRIQLYFGKSFGLTFASTENKGTTVTLRIPAQETLTNISGFEQISP, encoded by the coding sequence ATGCGGCAGTTAAAGCAAGTTCTATTAAAATGGTATCGTAATATAAATTTTCGTCAAAAAATTTATATGGTATGTATTTTAGCCGGACTGATTCCGGTTCTTGTACTTGGTGTCTTCTGCTACCTACAAATTGATAATCTACTGGTGAACCGTGAAAAACAGGCAGAGCAGGACACCCTCAAACAGGCCGCTATTGTTTTTCAAAACAAACTCGACACATACCGAAACACAGTTTCAAATGTTGCATGGAACAACAGTATCAGACAAGCAGTAACGCGCAATTACACCAATAATTACGAAATGTATCTTGCCTATAGAGATGAAGTTGACCCGCCTTTAGCAGCCATATCTATGCTGAATGGCGACATCAGTTCTGAAACACTGTATATTTCCCGCAATTTATATCCGCATGGAAACACAGTCAAAACCCTGGAAGACGCCAAAAAAGAACCTTGGTATCAGACAGCGGTGCATGCCAGAAAACCATCTTTTTATATCTCAAGGGAAAAAGAAGACATGGCTGTGTGCTGTCCGATTTTTTCCTCATCCTTAAAATCAGAGAATTATATTGCTTTTGACCTTAACTATAAGGGGATTTTCTCACAGTTCAACACGTTATTTGACAATAATTTCGGTGTTTTACTGTTGGACAAGCACGGCACGATTCTGTATTCTTATCAAAACTTCAGAAATCAGATACCGGAGAAACAAATTCAAGCCTTTGCAAAAGACAAAAAGCTGCCGAAAAACTACAGCATGGGAAATGTTCTGACAGAGGAAGGCTGGACTTTATTCTTATATCGCCCTATGAGTACCATATGGAAAAACATAGCACCCATTTTGCTGATGGTTGTGTTAGTAGTTCTTGGCTGCGCGTTCCTACTGAACCTGCTCACACGAAATTTATCCTATGTAATTGTACGTCCATTGGAAACACTGACACGCAATATGAAGCTGATTGGGAGCAAGGGACTTTTTGTGGATTTACCGCCGGACGAACCCTGCAATGATGAAATAGGCGTACTGGCCAAGCAGTTCCGCATAATGGTCCGAAAGCTGCAGCGGCTGGTCGATGAAATTTATAAAACCAACATTGAAAAGCAAAAATATGAAATTAAGGCCCTGCAGGCTCAAATAAATCCGCACTTCTTTTATAACAGCCTCTCACTAATCAACAGCAAAGCACTTGTTTCAGGGCAGGAAGATATCAGCGAAATGGCACAGCTGCTTTCCACTTATTATCGTACTACACTAAATCGGGGGAATTCTGAAATATCTGTAGAGGACGAATGGAAAAACACAGTTTCTTACATTAAAATACAAATAATGATGCATAGCCGGTCATTCCAGTTTGTTGAAACTTTGGATCCTTCTGTTTTAAATTATAAAATGCCAAATCTCATTTTGCAGCCTTTAGCGGAAAATGCCATTATTCATGGGATAGACCAGCGGACGATGCCCGGCCCCGGGTTGCTGGAAATTTCTTGTAAAGTAATAAATGACCAGATAGAATTTATAGTTAAGGATAATGGATGCGGAATTGCACCGGATAAGCTCAAAAATATTTTGACTGCTAAGAGCAATGGATATGGCATAAAAAACATACAGCGCCGTATTCAGCTCTATTTTGGAAAAAGTTTCGGCCTGACATTTGCAAGCACTGAAAATAAAGGAACAACCGTAACACTGCGAATCCCTGCACAAGAAACATTAACGAATATTTCTGGCTTTGAACAAATTTCACCTTGA
- a CDS encoding IS3 family transposase, producing the protein MGGSAWGGSFFLFSKKKIVHWHVYPTREAARQAIFEYIEVFYNRRRVQKRLGYLSPVQFFC; encoded by the coding sequence TTGGGAGGTAGTGCCTGGGGTGGAAGCTTTTTTCTATTCTCAAAAAAGAAAATTGTCCACTGGCATGTCTATCCTACGAGAGAAGCTGCCCGCCAAGCCATATTTGAATATATTGAGGTCTTTTACAACCGCCGTCGAGTTCAAAAACGTTTGGGCTATCTTTCCCCAGTTCAATTTTTCTGTTGA
- a CDS encoding helix-turn-helix domain-containing protein → MTARIYIYDTQGQNEPVCSLTPEPSGADDGGRDYTLPKGYTLQEGQFSAPNGSTCYLQMHNGAPLLVDNANKLAFLLEQERKMEQRRKAAGLTRLQLADQVGLTQYDIYRMEHHEVEPSTAALGKIAAVLHCDTIDLI, encoded by the coding sequence ATGACTGCCAGAATTTATATTTACGATACACAGGGACAGAACGAACCGGTGTGCTCTCTGACTCCCGAACCAAGCGGCGCTGACGATGGCGGCCGTGACTACACCCTGCCGAAGGGCTACACGCTGCAGGAAGGCCAGTTTTCCGCACCCAACGGCAGCACCTGCTACCTGCAGATGCATAACGGTGCACCGCTTCTGGTGGACAACGCAAACAAGCTTGCTTTCCTGCTGGAGCAGGAGCGAAAAATGGAGCAGCGGCGCAAAGCCGCCGGCCTGACACGCCTGCAGCTGGCGGACCAGGTGGGGCTGACCCAATACGATATTTACAGAATGGAGCACCACGAAGTGGAGCCGAGCACAGCGGCTCTTGGAAAAATTGCCGCTGTACTGCACTGTGACACAATCGACTTAATTTAA
- a CDS encoding ABC transporter substrate-binding protein — protein MKKRRKVLAAILAAAVLTGMTACGGSSSASGSTAASGSTAKQYTIGVAQYMTHPAMDASLKGFKEGMEAAGFKEGSNVIYDVQNAQGDQPNCVTVANTLSSKKPDLILAIATPIAQAVAKAVTDTPVVVTAVTNPAEAKLVDSNEKPGGNITGTSDKTPVNEQIKLMKQVVPKVQTVGIMYCSSETNSKLQADWAEAACKANGLQYKEFTVSAANEIQQVAQSMAGKVQAVYIPTDNMLASGMKVVTGVTTQAKLPVFVGESGMVSNGGLMTIGINYEALGKQTGAMAAKILKGESKPADMPIEYLKNYDISYNSAVAKQLNITLPDSVMKTGKDVSSAA, from the coding sequence ATGAAAAAGAGAAGAAAAGTTCTTGCGGCCATTTTGGCGGCCGCAGTGCTGACAGGCATGACAGCCTGCGGTGGAAGCAGCTCCGCATCCGGCAGCACGGCAGCATCTGGCAGCACCGCAAAACAGTATACCATTGGTGTGGCACAGTACATGACCCATCCGGCGATGGACGCTTCCCTGAAAGGCTTTAAAGAGGGCATGGAGGCTGCTGGTTTTAAAGAGGGCAGCAACGTTATATATGATGTACAGAACGCACAGGGGGACCAGCCCAACTGCGTTACCGTGGCAAATACCCTGTCCAGCAAGAAACCGGACCTTATCCTCGCCATCGCAACACCGATTGCACAGGCTGTCGCTAAGGCTGTTACAGATACACCGGTTGTTGTCACTGCTGTTACGAACCCAGCAGAGGCCAAATTGGTGGACAGCAACGAAAAGCCCGGCGGCAATATCACCGGTACCAGCGATAAAACGCCGGTTAATGAGCAGATTAAACTGATGAAGCAGGTTGTTCCGAAGGTGCAGACCGTCGGCATTATGTACTGCTCCAGTGAAACCAACTCCAAGCTGCAGGCGGATTGGGCAGAAGCCGCCTGTAAGGCAAATGGTCTGCAGTATAAGGAATTCACTGTTTCTGCGGCGAATGAAATCCAGCAGGTGGCACAGTCCATGGCTGGCAAGGTGCAGGCGGTGTATATTCCGACTGATAATATGCTGGCTTCCGGTATGAAAGTGGTCACCGGCGTAACAACACAGGCTAAGCTGCCGGTCTTCGTTGGAGAAAGCGGCATGGTTTCCAACGGCGGCCTGATGACGATTGGCATTAACTATGAAGCGCTGGGCAAGCAGACCGGTGCCATGGCGGCCAAAATCCTGAAAGGCGAAAGCAAGCCGGCGGATATGCCGATTGAATACCTGAAAAACTATGATATTTCTTATAATTCCGCTGTTGCAAAACAGCTGAATATTACTCTGCCGGACAGCGTGATGAAAACCGGCAAGGACGTAAGCAGCGCTGCATAA
- a CDS encoding ABC transporter permease, whose product MDIANFFGALHGAVAQGVIWSIMTLGVYITFRILDFPDMTVDGSFATGGSVAAMLVGLHGVNPFVALLAAMGAGMLCGFITGFLTTKMKIPGILAGILTMTALYSINIRVMGGAMVPLNGVDTVDTIVRHWIPSLSPKNCQLLLGGILAAAIIVLLYWFFGTELGSSIRATGNNPYMVRSLGVNTDSMTMIALVISNGLVALSGGLFAQVQGSASVDMGVGTIVIGLASVIIGEVVLGRRVSFMLRLICMVLGSIIYRAVIAIVLFFGLRSTDMKLITAIIVAVALFVPKVKKDVTRWNAIRREKQEPVPVPDGTDGLYKANKPDERE is encoded by the coding sequence ATGGATATTGCAAATTTCTTCGGTGCACTGCACGGCGCAGTGGCGCAGGGCGTCATATGGAGCATTATGACGCTGGGCGTATACATTACCTTCCGAATTCTGGATTTTCCGGATATGACCGTTGACGGCAGCTTCGCCACAGGCGGTTCCGTGGCGGCCATGCTGGTCGGGCTGCATGGTGTCAACCCATTTGTGGCACTGCTGGCGGCGATGGGTGCCGGTATGCTGTGCGGCTTTATTACAGGCTTTTTAACAACAAAAATGAAAATACCGGGCATTCTTGCCGGTATCCTGACAATGACAGCGTTGTATTCCATCAATATCCGCGTTATGGGCGGTGCCATGGTTCCGCTGAACGGTGTAGATACGGTGGATACCATTGTGCGGCACTGGATTCCCAGCCTAAGCCCCAAAAACTGCCAGCTGCTTCTGGGCGGCATTCTGGCGGCAGCCATTATTGTGCTTCTGTACTGGTTCTTCGGTACGGAGCTGGGCAGTTCCATCCGTGCAACGGGCAACAACCCCTACATGGTGCGCTCTCTGGGTGTTAACACTGACAGTATGACGATGATTGCGCTGGTTATCAGCAACGGACTGGTGGCGCTTTCCGGCGGCCTGTTCGCACAGGTACAGGGTTCCGCTTCTGTGGATATGGGCGTTGGCACCATCGTTATCGGCTTGGCGTCCGTCATTATCGGCGAAGTGGTGCTGGGGCGCCGCGTCAGTTTTATGCTGCGGCTGATCTGTATGGTGCTGGGCTCGATTATTTACCGTGCGGTGATTGCCATTGTTCTGTTCTTTGGTCTGCGCAGCACGGACATGAAGCTGATTACCGCTATCATTGTAGCAGTGGCACTGTTTGTGCCGAAAGTGAAAAAGGACGTTACCCGCTGGAATGCTATCCGCAGGGAAAAGCAGGAACCGGTACCCGTGCCGGACGGCACAGACGGCCTGTACAAAGCGAACAAACCGGACGAAAGGGAGTGA
- a CDS encoding ABC transporter ATP-binding protein, whose amino-acid sequence MLQLTNVCKTFNKGTVNEKRALTNITLHLQPGDFVTIIGGNGAGKSTLLNLIAGAFPCDSGSIVLDSVDVTRLPEHKRAKYLGRVFQDPMRGTAGDMNIEENLAMAYRRGKSRTLRWGITSEERTLYKERLKVLDLGLENRLTSKVGLLSGGQRQALTLLMATLQKPQLLLLDEHTAALDPKTADTVLQQTKKIVEEQNLTAMMVTHNMRQAIELGNRIIMMGSGHILFDIGGEEKKHLKVDDLLKRFQTAEGHELDNDRMLLS is encoded by the coding sequence ATGCTGCAGCTGACAAATGTATGCAAGACATTTAACAAAGGGACTGTCAATGAAAAGCGTGCGCTTACAAATATTACCCTGCACCTGCAGCCCGGCGATTTTGTGACCATTATTGGCGGCAACGGCGCTGGAAAAAGTACGCTGCTGAACTTAATTGCAGGTGCTTTCCCATGCGACAGCGGCAGCATCGTGCTGGACAGCGTCGATGTTACCCGCCTGCCGGAGCACAAGCGTGCAAAGTATTTGGGGCGCGTGTTCCAGGACCCTATGCGCGGTACAGCCGGAGATATGAATATTGAAGAGAATTTGGCAATGGCCTACCGCCGTGGAAAATCCCGCACCCTGCGCTGGGGCATTACCAGTGAAGAACGCACTTTGTATAAAGAAAGACTGAAAGTTTTGGACCTCGGACTAGAGAATCGCCTAACCAGTAAAGTTGGACTGCTTTCCGGCGGCCAGCGGCAGGCACTGACACTGTTGATGGCAACACTGCAGAAGCCGCAGCTGCTGCTATTGGATGAACACACTGCGGCACTGGACCCGAAAACGGCGGATACGGTGTTGCAGCAGACCAAAAAAATTGTAGAAGAACAGAATTTAACAGCGATGATGGTGACGCACAATATGCGGCAGGCCATTGAACTGGGAAACCGTATCATCATGATGGGCAGCGGACATATTCTGTTCGATATTGGCGGGGAAGAGAAAAAGCATCTGAAAGTGGATGACCTTCTTAAACGCTTTCAGACAGCAGAAGGCCATGAGCTGGACAACGACCGCATGCTGCTTTCCTGA
- a CDS encoding GNAT family N-acetyltransferase, protein MRYKKEITLKDGQDCLLRSAVAEDAQEILEHQRITSAETDFMARYPDEICDTPEKEAYLLQAVEADPHSIMLSAFVSGNLAGSASVFTDKVHSRCGHRGDFGISVKQKYWNEGIGSALLQACLEAAQRAGLEQVELGVVDTNLRAFHLYRRFGFQIYGMLPNAFRYRDGSYAGEYEMVCKFSEQK, encoded by the coding sequence TTGCGGTACAAAAAGGAAATTACTTTAAAAGACGGACAGGACTGCCTTCTGCGCAGCGCTGTTGCAGAAGATGCACAGGAGATTTTAGAGCATCAGCGTATTACTTCCGCAGAAACAGACTTTATGGCGCGTTATCCGGACGAGATATGCGATACACCGGAAAAGGAAGCATACCTTCTGCAAGCCGTGGAGGCAGACCCGCACAGCATTATGCTGTCTGCTTTTGTCAGCGGAAATCTGGCGGGCAGTGCGAGTGTTTTTACGGATAAAGTGCATTCCCGCTGTGGTCACCGCGGTGATTTCGGCATTTCCGTAAAACAGAAATACTGGAATGAGGGCATTGGCTCCGCGCTGCTGCAGGCGTGTTTGGAGGCAGCCCAGAGAGCCGGACTGGAACAGGTGGAGCTGGGTGTGGTGGATACTAACCTGCGCGCTTTTCACCTGTACCGCAGGTTTGGGTTCCAAATTTATGGGATGCTGCCCAATGCATTTCGCTATCGGGACGGCAGCTATGCCGGTGAATATGAGATGGTATGCAAATTTTCCGAACAGAAATAA